The Coleofasciculaceae cyanobacterium genome includes the window CCAACATTTCGTTAAAAAAGATAGCTCTTCCTTGGCGACAGGCTTCTTTCCCAGTGGTGATCGTACCGTCGCCTTCAATTATCACAGTATTCTCGGCATAGTATTTTTCCAAGGCTACCGATGTTTGAAACGTAACAACTAAATTGTTAATGTCTGCCAGCGCGGCTTGTAGTTCTTCAATCGTCATGAGCAAATAGTAAGATTTTGGGAATTGAGAAAAAATTTTAGCCTACTGTGTGCAATCATGTCCCACAAATAATACTCCGATTGCACCCTAGCTGTAATCGAAGCTGCATAATTATTTATTAGACTGAAACGTTCTGGATATCCACATATTATAAACCCAGGTTACATAGTCAAAAGGATAACAAATGAAGCAGAAATATCAAGAGTTTTTAGTCAGGGATTGGCGGCAGGAAGATCGCCATGCAGCAGCGGAGGTAATTAAAACTGTATTGGCAGAGTACGGCTTGCCCTGGCAGCCAGAATTAGCAGATCGTGATGCGATTGAAGTAGAGTCGGCTTATTTAAAAGTGGGTGGTGAGTTTTGGGTAGTCGAGCAAAATTCAACTATTGTCGGGACAGCGGCATATCAGCCTATAGCTAGAGGACAAAATGCTGTAGAAATACGCAAAATGTATTTACTACCAGATGTTCGAGGACAAGGCTTGGGTAAATACTTATTAGTGCAGTTAGAAAAAGCGATCGCTATTAAGGATTATCAAGAAATTTGGCTTGAAACCGTATCCATATTGAAGGAAGCGGTAAAATTGTACGAGCTTAACGGCTATCAATCCGCCGATGGTGTAGAAACCGACAGATGTGATTTGGTTTATTTCAAGCAACTGCACCAAGAGACAAATAATCGAATATAAGATCTAGATCGAAACAGGTAAACTATGTTTTTATTAGCTGGGGATATTGGCGGAACCAAGACTATTCTGCGCTTGGTAGAGGTTACGTCAGTCACTCTGACCGAAAAGACTTTCAAAACTGTCAGAGAAGCCCAATATATCAGTGCCAGTTTTCCCGATTTAGTGCCAATGGTGCAAGAATTTTTAGCTCAGGATAAGTATCTCAAGCCACAGTTAGCCTGTTTTGCGATCGCTGGTCCAGTAGTGAATAATACCTGCCACTTGACCAATCTTCAGTGGGTTTTGCAGACGCAACGCCTGGAAATGGAGTTAGATATTGCTAAAATCAGCCTAATTAATGATTTTGCCGCCAATAGTTTCGGAATTTTGGGTTTAAAAGATTTTGATGTTCATACGCTACAGACTGGCGAGGCCAGAAAAGATTCACCCATCGCCGTCATTGGTGCAGGGACAGGTTTAGGAGAGGCTTTCTTAATCCCCCAAGGTCAGAAATATCAGATTTTTGCCAGCGAAGGAGGACACTCAGATTTTGCTCCCCGCAACGATTTAGAGACTGAACTATTAAAATATCTGCGAACTAAACTAAAAGTAGAACACATTTCAGTGGAAAGAGTAGTTTCAGGTCAGGGAATTACCTCGATCTATCAGTTTCTCCGGGATTATGGCTTTGCAGAAGAGTCAGTCGAAATTAGTGAGCGAATTAGGCTTTGGGAACAGGGGCAGAAAAAAAACATCGATCCCGCAGCGATTATATCGCAAGCAGCTTTTAAGCAAAGCGATCGCCTATGCGAAAAAACTATGGAAATGTTTGTTGAAGCTTATGGTGCAGAAACGGGAAATCTCGCCCTCAAACTGCTTTCTTATGGCGGAATTTATATTGCTGGGGGGATTGCTGCCAAAATCTTACCCCTAATGCAAGATGGTAGATTTTTAAAAGTATTTAAAAATAAAGGTAGAGTTAGCACCTTGATTGAGGAAGTTCCTGTACACATTGTTTTAAATCCCCAAGTAGGTTTGGTCGGTTCGGTATTGTACGGCTTGCAGCATCAAAATTAAAGGTTGTAGTTATTTTAATTAGTTCAATAACTAATCTTTACTGTTCTGTTGCAGGCTTCTGACTCTTCCTATATAGATAAAATAAAACAATGTTTAGAGAAATCATTCTAATTCCATCAGAAGTCAGCGTTGCCCAAATTGCCCCATACAAGCCAAAAATTGGAATTAGCCAGAAGTTTAAAATTACGTTGATCATCGCGGCTATGATCTGTACTATGCTACGGCTCCTCTGATATCCTAAACCTGTCAAAGTATTAGCAGTTAGTAATTGCAGAGCAGTAATGAACGGAAGCGGAGCAAGCCAACGCAAAGTGGAAATAGCATTTTGATATTCAGCACCCAAAATTTTAGGAACTAAAGGTGCAAAAATTTCAAAAGCAGCGAAACTAAAAACACCGTAGACCAAAATTATCGGCAATAGTTTTTTCGCAAAATTGAGACAGCTCTTAAATCCTCGAGAACCTTCTTGGAAAAATCGGGGATAGCTGGCACTAAACAGAGCCATGGCTGGAACATCACCAATATTAATAAAGCGGTAAGCTGAACCATATATTCCTGTAGCATCTAAAGTTGCCATGCTGGCAAGCATAGTTTTATCAATATTATTGTTGATATTATTAGCTGACATACCAATAGCAAAATAAATTCCTTGGGCAATATCTGATTTAAGTCTGGTTAACTTTAATGTAGGTTTACCCCCTATTTTATTGACGCTCCCAAGAGCAAATAAGCCAACGAGAAATGAGCTGGCGAAATATAGCACCGACCAAGTATTAAGTTCTAAATT containing:
- a CDS encoding glucokinase, which codes for MFLLAGDIGGTKTILRLVEVTSVTLTEKTFKTVREAQYISASFPDLVPMVQEFLAQDKYLKPQLACFAIAGPVVNNTCHLTNLQWVLQTQRLEMELDIAKISLINDFAANSFGILGLKDFDVHTLQTGEARKDSPIAVIGAGTGLGEAFLIPQGQKYQIFASEGGHSDFAPRNDLETELLKYLRTKLKVEHISVERVVSGQGITSIYQFLRDYGFAEESVEISERIRLWEQGQKKNIDPAAIISQAAFKQSDRLCEKTMEMFVEAYGAETGNLALKLLSYGGIYIAGGIAAKILPLMQDGRFLKVFKNKGRVSTLIEEVPVHIVLNPQVGLVGSVLYGLQHQN
- a CDS encoding oligosaccharide flippase family protein produces the protein MNLNEIKIKIARITKKSLFQDTSWMLIARLFNVIVQAAYFVILARSLGAENYGSFVAVTALASLLFPFIALGSDDVLVKEVSVNRTIFSSYWGNTLLILLVNSICLTSCLLLLARLIFPDNISLLTIAFLLIADLFGLGLQEVSNKALRAIGFVDKAAQLVVLSTVGKLLAVLCLITFVDNLNSATNLELNTWSVLYFASSFLVGLFALGSVNKIGGKPTLKLTRLKSDIAQGIYFAIGMSANNINNNIDKTMLASMATLDATGIYGSAYRFINIGDVPAMALFSASYPRFFQEGSRGFKSCLNFAKKLLPIILVYGVFSFAAFEIFAPLVPKILGAEYQNAISTLRWLAPLPFITALQLLTANTLTGLGYQRSRSIVQIIAAMINVILNFWLIPIFGLYGAIWATLTSDGIRMISLNIVLFYLYRKSQKPATEQ
- a CDS encoding GNAT family N-acetyltransferase: MKQKYQEFLVRDWRQEDRHAAAEVIKTVLAEYGLPWQPELADRDAIEVESAYLKVGGEFWVVEQNSTIVGTAAYQPIARGQNAVEIRKMYLLPDVRGQGLGKYLLVQLEKAIAIKDYQEIWLETVSILKEAVKLYELNGYQSADGVETDRCDLVYFKQLHQETNNRI